Proteins encoded together in one Chitinophaga varians window:
- a CDS encoding Fur family transcriptional regulator has translation MGTKQQLTERISALLRDSKLSITDTRVKILELFMKSNGALEHSDFEKLAGKSFDRVTVYRTLQTFLEKGIIHKIPTTDTSVRYAVCKSECTEHHHHDHHIHFKCETCGNTTCLDETDVPSIQLPKGYAMHNVEVVVNGVCKSCK, from the coding sequence ATGGGTACCAAACAACAATTAACAGAGAGAATCAGCGCCTTACTGCGGGACAGCAAATTGAGCATAACAGATACCAGAGTGAAAATTCTGGAGTTGTTCATGAAAAGTAACGGAGCACTTGAACATAGTGACTTTGAAAAACTCGCGGGCAAGTCATTTGACCGTGTGACAGTATACCGTACCCTGCAGACATTTCTTGAAAAAGGTATTATCCATAAGATACCGACCACAGATACCTCTGTACGTTACGCTGTATGCAAATCGGAATGTACAGAACATCACCATCATGACCATCACATACATTTCAAATGCGAAACCTGCGGTAACACTACCTGCCTGGATGAAACCGATGTGCCCAGCATACAGCTGCCGAAAGGTTATGCCATGCACAACGTGGAAGTAGTGGTAAACGGTGTCTGTAAATCCTGTAAATAA
- a CDS encoding MerC domain-containing protein, giving the protein MENIFRRMNLDMIGIGASMICAVHCALLPLVFAALPLLGMEITENTLLEYCLLLFSFGIGVLALGQGYLRHHRRLLPLLLFIAGFALLLAGHFWTAAASWEYTLICIGAGAIVGAHLLNQRHRRYCRIHKHH; this is encoded by the coding sequence GTGGAGAATATATTTAGAAGAATGAATCTGGACATGATAGGAATAGGGGCTTCTATGATCTGTGCGGTACATTGCGCGCTGCTGCCGCTGGTATTTGCTGCGCTTCCGCTACTGGGAATGGAAATAACGGAAAACACGTTGCTGGAGTATTGCCTGTTGCTGTTTTCCTTTGGCATAGGCGTGCTGGCCCTGGGCCAGGGGTACCTGCGCCACCACCGCCGGCTGTTGCCACTGTTACTGTTTATTGCGGGTTTTGCCCTGTTGCTGGCCGGACATTTCTGGACCGCCGCGGCCTCCTGGGAATACACCCTGATATGCATCGGAGCCGGCGCTATCGTTGGCGCGCACCTGCTCAATCAGCGCCATCGCCGCTATTGCAGGATACATAAGCATCACTAA
- a CDS encoding SCO family protein, whose protein sequence is MSKKAILYIVFFTVLSLGFLGYAGYVIKGERGTFLGKEKLPVLGAPGHTVQGFSFTDQDGHTKSKADVQGKIYVAEYFFTTCTGICPKMNANMEKVYAKYKDKPNFLILSHTVDPEHDSVPVLKAYAEKHGADSKNWWFLTGSKKELYALARQGYLVDDGTYTGDEDFVHTQWFALVDKTGQIRGLYEGTKKQDVDKLIDDIDRLMEE, encoded by the coding sequence ATGTCTAAGAAAGCGATCTTATATATTGTATTTTTTACCGTGCTGAGCCTCGGATTTCTGGGATATGCCGGTTATGTTATTAAAGGGGAAAGAGGTACTTTTCTGGGTAAGGAAAAATTGCCGGTCCTCGGCGCACCGGGGCATACCGTTCAGGGCTTTTCCTTTACAGACCAGGACGGCCATACCAAAAGCAAGGCAGACGTGCAGGGCAAAATTTATGTAGCGGAATATTTTTTCACTACCTGTACCGGTATTTGTCCGAAGATGAATGCCAATATGGAAAAAGTATACGCGAAATATAAAGACAAACCGAACTTCCTGATCCTGTCACATACGGTAGATCCCGAACATGACAGCGTTCCGGTATTAAAAGCCTACGCCGAAAAACATGGTGCAGACTCCAAAAACTGGTGGTTCCTCACCGGTAGCAAAAAAGAGCTGTACGCACTTGCCCGTCAGGGTTACCTGGTGGATGACGGCACCTACACCGGCGACGAAGACTTTGTACACACGCAGTGGTTCGCACTGGTAGACAAAACCGGGCAGATACGCGGCCTGTACGAAGGCACCAAAAAACAAGACGTAGACAAACTGATTGACGATATAGACCGATTAATGGAAGAATAA